The following proteins are co-located in the Triticum aestivum cultivar Chinese Spring chromosome 1A, IWGSC CS RefSeq v2.1, whole genome shotgun sequence genome:
- the LOC123126536 gene encoding uncharacterized protein, giving the protein MPGASSPRGRAGAGRRWCARGDLLTVAVAAMLCSATYCFSIWHNGRNAADKIVIGPASFVVAGAALCGGDATELDFAAHHTAERAGLSVSSSSPTVTGRRALRAVAVPMDGTGRRGLVLAGNSVGSSEAADAKKRARVNGDKFRSTHAGTVRA; this is encoded by the coding sequence ATGCCGGGCGCTAGCTCGCCGAGAGGCCGCGCCGGCGCCGGCAGGAGGTGGTGTGCGCGCGGGGACCTCCTGACCGTGGCCGTCGCCGCGATGCTCTGCTCGGCGACCTACTGCTTCTCCATATGGCACAACGGGCGCAACGCGGCGGATAAGATCGTCATCGGGCCCGCCTCCTTCGTCGTCGCGGGCGCCGCGCTGTGCGGGGGCGACGCCACGGAGCTCGACTTTGCGGCGCACCACACCGCCGAGCGGGCCGGGCTCTCCGTGTCGTCCTCGTCGCCGACGGTCACGGGGCGACGGGCATTGCGCGCGGTCGCGGTGCCCATGGACGGTACCGGGCGCCGTGGCTTGGTGTTGGCGGGGAACTCGGTTGGCAGCTCGGAGGCCGCCGACGCCAAGAAGAGGGCACGGGTCAACGGCGATAAGTTCCGGTCAACACACGCCGGTACCGTCCGCGCGTAG